The Peptococcus niger genome window below encodes:
- a CDS encoding ArdC family protein, whose amino-acid sequence MDKVKELMEQLEGDLEELFESEKYIRWLTTLSKFHRYSFYNTILIASQRPDAGYVAGFQAWKKKFNRHVKKGEKAIKILAPIIRQTDEVKKMNWVGQCWIKMVSQF is encoded by the coding sequence ATGGATAAAGTAAAAGAATTAATGGAGCAATTAGAGGGAGATCTAGAGGAACTCTTTGAGTCGGAAAAATATATTCGCTGGCTCACAACTTTGAGCAAGTTCCATCGGTACTCGTTCTACAATACGATTCTCATTGCTTCTCAGCGACCGGATGCTGGCTATGTAGCCGGTTTTCAGGCTTGGAAAAAGAAATTTAATCGGCACGTTAAGAAAGGGGAAAAGGCCATAAAAATTCTTGCCCCCATCATTAGACAGACTGATGAAGTAAAAAAGATGAATTGGGTCGGCCAGTGTTGGATAAAGATGGTCAGCCAATTTTAG
- a CDS encoding JAB domain-containing protein, with the protein MKLGFNSESIVDENEYHEETIYKQEVVMERSSIYDDELTKIADKLDSVANAAICITKLMRSERLVVEQFGILLLDTKLKLMGYSIVFTGGISNSLVEPIPVFQRAILANCQNIILFHNHLTGDLTPSKEDLMLTKRLSEGGKILGISVQDHFIVNHKGEAKSLRTDYPSYF; encoded by the coding sequence ATGAAGTTAGGTTTCAACAGCGAAAGTATAGTTGACGAAAATGAATATCATGAAGAGACCATCTATAAGCAAGAAGTTGTTATGGAGCGCTCATCTATATATGACGATGAGCTTACAAAAATAGCTGATAAGTTGGACAGCGTCGCTAATGCTGCAATTTGCATAACAAAGCTCATGCGATCGGAAAGGCTTGTCGTTGAGCAGTTCGGCATCTTACTTTTGGATACCAAGCTCAAGCTTATGGGTTACAGCATTGTTTTTACTGGCGGTATTAGTAATTCTCTTGTGGAGCCAATCCCGGTTTTTCAAAGAGCTATTTTGGCAAATTGTCAAAATATAATTCTTTTTCATAATCACCTAACCGGTGATTTGACGCCTAGCAAAGAGGACTTAATGCTAACCAAGAGGTTATCTGAAGGTGGAAAAATATTAGGTATTAGCGTGCAGGATCACTTTATCGTTAATCATAAGGGAGAAGCCAAGAGTTTACGCACGGATTATCCTAGCTATTTTTAA